In a genomic window of Alphaproteobacteria bacterium:
- the pgsA gene encoding CDP-diacylglycerol--glycerol-3-phosphate 3-phosphatidyltransferase: protein MENLPNILTFARILVIPILILSFFLDGVLSNWIAATLFIFASVTDFVDGYLARLLSAQSNLGKVLDPIADKLLVATTIIMLVHFGDNDLLITIPGIIILFREIFVSGLREFLAEINVSVPVSQLAKWKTGVQMTALAIMILGDKGTGIEYTNEIGRIGLVIAAILTVFTGFAYFKASLKHLKN from the coding sequence ATGGAAAACTTACCAAACATCTTAACATTTGCCAGAATCTTAGTTATACCGATTCTGATTTTATCCTTTTTTTTAGATGGAGTACTATCTAATTGGATAGCAGCCACCCTATTTATCTTTGCTTCAGTTACTGATTTTGTCGATGGTTATTTAGCAAGATTACTAAGTGCACAATCAAACTTAGGTAAAGTATTAGACCCCATTGCAGATAAACTCCTTGTTGCTACTACCATTATTATGCTTGTTCATTTTGGTGACAATGACCTACTTATAACCATACCTGGTATCATTATTTTATTTAGAGAAATATTTGTTTCAGGCTTAAGAGAGTTTTTAGCTGAAATCAATGTAAGTGTTCCAGTTAGTCAATTAGCTAAATGGAAAACAGGAGTTCAAATGACCGCACTTGCCATCATGATTCTAGGAGATAAAGGTACAGGTATAGAATATACTAATGAAATTGGCAGGATAGGGCTAGTCATAGCTGCTATTTTAACAGTTTTTACTGGCTTTGCTTACTTTAAGGCCTCACTTAAACATTTAAAAAATTAA
- the nhaA gene encoding Na+/H+ antiporter NhaA, with the protein MVVKYFQDALNKFMQYQASGGILLLIMTILALIFANSEFHHFYHHFLEAPIVLTISNYMIDLNVEKFVNDGLMAIFFLLVTLEIKREMAEGQLSTRDQQILPAIGAIGGVAIPALIYVFFTMDYMVEGESATRGWAIPSATDIAFALGIASLLGKRVPISLKAFLTALAIIDDLIAILIIAFFYNTELAVNNLLWVAIIFIVMLWMNSRNISRKAPYLFLGVILWALILESGVHATIAGVLIGLTIPLKVKDANNNSPLKVLEHALAPWCAFLILPIFAFCNAGISFENLSLASLISNPVSLGILAGLFVGKQLGVFSIVYLLIKSGIAKMPHGANWTQIYGVSILTGIGFTMSIFIGNLAFPPEYQITDEVRAGILAGSLFSTLLGYVVLYYGSKHVLNKKK; encoded by the coding sequence ATGGTTGTAAAATATTTTCAAGACGCTCTAAATAAATTCATGCAATACCAAGCATCAGGCGGTATTTTGCTTTTAATAATGACCATTTTAGCGCTGATATTTGCTAATTCAGAATTTCATCATTTTTACCATCATTTTTTAGAAGCTCCCATTGTTCTAACCATAAGCAATTACATGATCGACTTAAATGTTGAGAAATTTGTTAATGACGGCTTGATGGCGATTTTCTTTTTGTTGGTTACCTTAGAAATCAAAAGAGAAATGGCGGAAGGTCAGCTATCTACACGTGATCAGCAAATTCTCCCGGCAATTGGGGCGATTGGTGGAGTAGCTATTCCAGCTTTAATTTATGTCTTCTTTACCATGGATTATATGGTAGAAGGTGAAAGTGCAACTAGAGGTTGGGCTATTCCTAGTGCAACTGATATAGCCTTTGCATTAGGTATTGCTTCGTTGCTTGGGAAAAGAGTACCAATCTCTTTAAAAGCTTTTTTAACCGCTCTTGCAATTATTGATGATTTAATTGCAATTTTAATTATTGCCTTTTTCTATAATACAGAGCTTGCGGTCAATAATTTATTATGGGTGGCAATTATATTTATTGTAATGCTGTGGATGAATAGCAGAAATATCTCTAGAAAAGCTCCATATTTGTTTTTAGGCGTTATATTATGGGCCTTAATTTTAGAGTCTGGTGTGCATGCCACAATAGCTGGAGTGTTAATTGGATTGACTATTCCTTTAAAGGTAAAGGATGCTAATAATAACAGCCCGCTTAAAGTATTAGAGCACGCTTTAGCACCATGGTGTGCATTTTTAATTTTACCAATATTTGCTTTTTGTAATGCAGGTATTTCTTTTGAGAATTTATCATTAGCAAGCTTAATTTCCAACCCTGTATCACTAGGAATCTTGGCCGGATTGTTTGTTGGTAAGCAGCTTGGTGTGTTTAGCATAGTTTATTTATTGATAAAGTCAGGTATAGCTAAAATGCCACATGGGGCAAATTGGACGCAAATTTATGGTGTTTCAATACTTACAGGTATTGGTTTTACTATGAGTATTTTTATTGGAAATTTAGCTTTTCCACCAGAATATCAGATTACTGATGAAGTAAGAGCGGGAATTTTAGCGGGCTCTTTATTTTCTACATTGCTTGGTTATGTAGTATTATATTATGGCTCCAAACATGTCCTTAACAAAAAAAAATAA
- a CDS encoding class I SAM-dependent methyltransferase, whose product MSLTKKNNLGQVEETILKHLSSMRSDFLHPYIGIKLRAYQKTLDFIEANMADAVVCNNRNEVFNYALKHIDSDGIVAEFGVKSGTTINELANKPILRKKTIYGFDSFTGIPEDWAGTKTLKGQLTNHAKLPKVAKNIKLVKGWFKDSLEEFCQSNDEAAIFLHIDCDLYQSTKDILTAFKQKIRANTVIVFDEFFNYPNWQAHEYKAWLEFARQENIKYQYLCYAHTQVALKVLA is encoded by the coding sequence ATGTCCTTAACAAAAAAAAATAATCTAGGCCAAGTAGAAGAAACGATTTTAAAACATCTGAGCTCAATGCGCTCAGATTTTTTACATCCATATATTGGGATCAAGCTTAGAGCTTACCAAAAAACTTTAGATTTTATAGAAGCAAATATGGCTGATGCAGTAGTTTGCAATAATCGTAATGAAGTTTTTAACTACGCCTTAAAACATATAGATTCAGATGGTATTGTCGCAGAATTTGGTGTGAAATCAGGAACCACTATAAATGAGCTTGCCAATAAGCCAATACTTCGCAAGAAAACAATATATGGTTTTGATTCTTTTACGGGTATACCAGAAGATTGGGCAGGCACTAAGACTTTAAAGGGGCAGTTAACTAACCATGCTAAATTGCCTAAAGTAGCTAAAAATATAAAATTAGTAAAAGGTTGGTTTAAAGATAGTTTAGAAGAATTTTGTCAGAGCAATGATGAGGCTGCTATATTTTTACATATTGATTGTGATTTATATCAATCAACTAAAGATATTCTAACTGCTTTTAAGCAGAAGATCAGAGCAAACACCGTAATTGTTTTTGATGAATTTTTTAATTATCCCAATTGGCAGGCTCATGAATATAAAGCGTGGTTAGAATTTGCTCGGCAAGAGAATATAAAATACCAATATTTATGTTACGCACATACGCAAGTAGCCCTAAAGGTTTTAGCTTAG
- the carB gene encoding carbamoyl-phosphate synthase large subunit, with translation MAKRTDIKAILVIGAGPIVIGQACEFDYSGTQACKALKEEGYRVILINSNPATIMTDPATADSTYVEPITTDFLERIIIKEKPDAILPTVGGQTALNCALNAHKEGILTKYKVQLIGAGIEAINKAEDRELFNNAMAKIGLKTPKNAIVGTVEEALKAQAEIGLPAIIRPSFTMGGSGGGVANNEEEFLAIVKSGLDASPISRIQIDQSVIGWKEYEMEVVRDKNDNTIIICSIENIDPMGVHTGDSITVAPALTLTDKEYQKMRNASIAVLREIGVETGGSNVQFAVNPADGELLVIEMNPRVSRSSALASKATGFPIAKVAAKLAVGYSLDEVYNDVTKVTPASFEPSIDYVVTKIPRFTFEKFTYAKPELSSAMKSVGEAMSIGRTFAQSLQKALRSMETGLTGLNSPEIAGLAEAKNEEAKKAIIKQALAPLAPNKILLIAEALRFGIAKHEICEITGYDIWYVNQLAELVTLEEEIKKADLADKSFLLKCKKAGFSDQRIAELSGKEEAEIRAIRHTQNIVPVYKKVDTCAAEFKSYANYIYSAYEGDIYTPNYCEANISAKQKIMILGGGPNRIGQGIEFDYACCHAAFALREAGFETIMVNCNPETVSTDYDTSDRLYFEPLTAEDVIEIALKEMQKGELLGVILQYGGQTPLKLAQELEAANIPIIGTSPDKIDLAEDRDRFKNLLDKLQLKQPHSTICYKLSEIEGSVKQIGFPVVIRPSYVLGGRAMEIVYNDRGLKKYLKENRAAIKDGAILIDEFLSNATEFDVDAISDGDDVHVTGIMEHIEHAGIHSGDSACSLPPYSVTKEVTDLITEATIKLAKALEVKGLMNVQYAVKDGDLYIIEVNPRASRTVPFVAKATGVSIAKIAALVMAGRKLAEFNLAEIKVNNCYAVKEAIFPFERFDNVDTILGPEMKSTGEVMGIDKSFDIAYAKAQIAVYGKIPKSGKVFISVKNDDKEAILPLAQKLAKIGFKLIATKGTAKFLTGNNIEDVESVNKVKEGSPHIVDMIANKEISLVINTTSGEQDIADSYSIRRTTLLNKVVYFTTVRGAEAIIRAMQHLNKGEELTVKSLQTYQKERA, from the coding sequence GTGGCTAAAAGAACAGATATAAAAGCAATTTTAGTAATCGGGGCGGGGCCAATTGTAATTGGTCAAGCATGTGAGTTTGATTACTCAGGTACGCAGGCTTGTAAGGCTTTAAAGGAGGAAGGTTATAGAGTTATTTTAATTAATTCTAATCCAGCAACTATAATGACTGACCCAGCAACAGCGGACAGCACTTATGTTGAGCCAATTACCACAGATTTTTTAGAGCGCATTATTATCAAGGAAAAACCAGATGCAATTTTACCTACAGTAGGCGGACAGACTGCTTTAAACTGTGCTTTAAATGCACATAAAGAGGGTATCTTAACTAAATATAAGGTGCAGTTAATAGGTGCGGGCATTGAAGCCATTAATAAAGCGGAAGATCGCGAATTATTCAACAATGCGATGGCAAAAATTGGACTTAAGACACCCAAAAATGCTATTGTTGGCACGGTAGAGGAGGCCTTAAAGGCTCAAGCAGAAATAGGCTTGCCTGCGATTATTAGACCATCTTTCACTATGGGTGGTAGTGGTGGAGGTGTTGCTAATAATGAAGAGGAGTTTTTAGCAATAGTAAAATCTGGCTTAGATGCATCACCAATTTCTAGAATTCAAATTGACCAATCTGTAATTGGCTGGAAAGAATATGAGATGGAAGTGGTAAGAGATAAAAATGACAATACTATTATTATTTGTTCGATTGAAAATATTGATCCTATGGGCGTGCATACGGGTGACAGTATCACAGTTGCGCCTGCTTTAACTTTAACAGATAAAGAATATCAAAAAATGCGTAATGCTTCAATTGCAGTTTTGCGTGAGATTGGAGTTGAAACTGGTGGTTCTAACGTGCAATTTGCAGTTAACCCAGCTGATGGTGAATTATTGGTAATAGAGATGAATCCGCGGGTATCGAGGTCATCAGCTTTAGCTTCTAAAGCTACTGGTTTTCCGATTGCAAAAGTTGCAGCAAAATTAGCAGTGGGTTACAGTTTAGATGAAGTTTATAATGATGTAACTAAAGTGACGCCAGCAAGTTTTGAGCCATCTATTGATTATGTGGTTACAAAAATACCAAGATTTACTTTTGAGAAATTTACTTATGCCAAGCCAGAATTATCTTCAGCGATGAAATCGGTTGGTGAAGCTATGTCTATTGGGCGGACTTTTGCACAAAGTTTGCAAAAAGCATTGCGTTCCATGGAAACAGGCTTAACTGGCTTAAACTCTCCAGAGATAGCCGGTTTAGCGGAGGCTAAAAATGAGGAAGCAAAAAAAGCCATTATCAAACAGGCTTTAGCACCACTTGCACCAAACAAAATTTTGTTAATAGCAGAAGCTTTAAGATTTGGTATAGCGAAGCATGAAATTTGTGAAATTACTGGTTATGATATTTGGTATGTAAACCAATTAGCTGAGTTAGTTACTCTTGAAGAAGAAATTAAAAAAGCAGATTTAGCGGATAAATCTTTCTTATTAAAATGTAAAAAAGCTGGTTTCTCAGACCAAAGAATTGCAGAATTGTCTGGTAAAGAAGAGGCTGAAATTAGAGCGATAAGACATACGCAAAACATAGTTCCTGTTTATAAAAAAGTGGATACATGTGCGGCTGAGTTTAAATCTTATGCAAATTATATCTATTCTGCTTATGAGGGAGATATTTATACGCCTAATTATTGCGAGGCTAATATTAGTGCTAAGCAAAAAATTATGATTTTAGGTGGAGGGCCAAATCGGATTGGTCAGGGTATAGAATTTGATTATGCTTGTTGTCATGCAGCATTTGCACTGCGAGAAGCTGGCTTTGAAACAATTATGGTAAATTGCAACCCTGAGACTGTTTCAACTGATTATGACACTTCTGATAGATTATATTTTGAGCCTTTGACGGCAGAAGATGTGATAGAAATTGCTTTAAAAGAGATGCAAAAAGGTGAGTTGCTTGGTGTGATTTTACAATATGGTGGGCAAACACCATTAAAATTAGCGCAAGAATTAGAAGCGGCAAATATTCCAATAATTGGCACTTCACCAGATAAAATAGATTTAGCTGAAGATAGAGACAGATTTAAAAATTTGTTAGATAAGTTGCAGTTAAAACAACCGCACAGCACTATTTGTTACAAATTAAGTGAGATAGAAGGTTCGGTTAAGCAAATAGGTTTTCCTGTGGTAATAAGGCCATCTTATGTATTAGGAGGCAGGGCTATGGAGATTGTTTATAATGATAGGGGCTTGAAAAAATATCTAAAAGAAAATAGAGCCGCTATAAAAGATGGCGCCATTTTAATAGATGAGTTTTTATCAAATGCGACAGAATTTGATGTAGATGCAATATCAGATGGTGATGATGTGCATGTAACAGGTATTATGGAGCATATTGAACATGCTGGTATTCACTCTGGCGACTCGGCTTGTTCTTTGCCACCATATTCTGTAACTAAGGAAGTTACAGATTTAATTACAGAGGCCACAATAAAATTAGCAAAAGCCTTGGAGGTGAAAGGTTTGATGAATGTGCAATATGCAGTCAAAGATGGTGATTTATACATCATAGAAGTAAATCCTAGAGCTTCTAGAACTGTACCTTTTGTCGCTAAAGCGACAGGTGTGTCTATTGCAAAGATAGCGGCATTAGTAATGGCGGGCAGAAAATTAGCAGAATTTAACTTAGCTGAAATTAAAGTGAATAATTGCTATGCAGTTAAGGAGGCTATTTTCCCTTTTGAGCGTTTTGATAATGTGGATACAATTTTAGGTCCTGAAATGAAATCTACGGGTGAGGTTATGGGCATAGATAAGAGCTTTGACATTGCTTATGCTAAGGCGCAGATTGCTGTATATGGCAAAATACCTAAATCAGGAAAAGTATTTATTTCAGTAAAAAATGATGATAAAGAAGCTATTTTACCTCTGGCACAAAAATTAGCTAAGATAGGTTTTAAGTTGATTGCAACTAAAGGTACGGCAAAGTTTTTAACAGGTAATAACATTGAAGATGTTGAATCTGTTAATAAAGTCAAAGAGGGTAGCCCACATATTGTGGATATGATAGCTAATAAAGAAATATCGTTAGTAATTAACACTACATCAGGAGAGCAAGATATAGCTGATAGTTATTCTATCAGGCGTACTACTTTGTTAAATAAGGTGGTTTATTTTACTACGGTTAGAGGGGCAGAAGCTATAATTAGAGCGATGCAGCATTTAAATAAGGGTGAGGAGCTAACTGTAAAATCTTTGCAAACTTATCAAAAGGAAAGAGCTTAG
- the carA gene encoding glutamine-hydrolyzing carbamoyl-phosphate synthase small subunit — protein MTNLPVVKATQELNAVLILTSGEYFFGKGIGKQGQTKGELCFNTSITGYQEILTDPSYTDQIITFTAPHIGNVGINLDDNESIQKFAQGLVVREDITLASNFRAEENFNDWLIKNNLTGIAGVDTRAITTLLREKGAVNAIITYALEGEELNVFELLTEAKQIKSFTGIELSSKVSVKKLEEHTELTYQYLAPEKALEDLHIVVLDYGVKHNILNYFLTHGCKISLVNCKASAAEIMALKPDGLFLSNGPGDPSANAKYTVAVIQEILAAKVPIFGICMGHQLLSLAAGLKTFKMHQGHRGANHPVINLATKKVEITAQNHGFCVSDENLPANIEITHRSLFDQTVEGLKLTDRPAFSVQYHPESSSGPHDSKYLFAEFIDLIKSHNKKVARG, from the coding sequence ATGACTAATTTACCAGTTGTAAAAGCTACGCAAGAATTAAACGCAGTCTTAATTTTGACTTCGGGGGAGTATTTCTTTGGTAAAGGTATTGGTAAGCAAGGCCAAACAAAAGGAGAACTATGTTTTAATACCAGCATTACTGGCTATCAAGAAATTCTAACTGACCCATCATACACAGATCAGATTATCACCTTCACGGCACCACATATTGGTAATGTTGGTATTAATTTAGATGATAATGAATCAATACAAAAATTTGCGCAAGGTTTGGTGGTTAGGGAGGATATCACTTTAGCATCTAATTTTAGAGCAGAAGAAAATTTTAATGACTGGTTAATTAAAAATAATTTAACTGGTATAGCAGGGGTTGATACAAGAGCTATCACCACTTTGCTAAGAGAAAAAGGTGCAGTAAACGCAATTATTACTTATGCGCTAGAGGGAGAAGAACTTAATGTTTTCGAGTTGCTCACAGAGGCTAAGCAAATTAAGTCCTTTACAGGGATAGAGCTTTCTTCAAAAGTTTCAGTTAAAAAGCTAGAAGAGCACACAGAATTAACTTACCAATATCTAGCACCAGAAAAAGCCTTAGAAGATTTACATATTGTGGTTTTAGATTATGGCGTAAAGCATAATATTTTAAATTATTTTTTAACCCATGGTTGTAAAATATCTTTGGTCAATTGTAAGGCGAGCGCTGCTGAAATTATGGCATTAAAGCCAGATGGTTTATTTTTATCAAATGGTCCGGGTGATCCAAGTGCAAATGCAAAATATACGGTTGCAGTTATTCAAGAGATTTTAGCGGCTAAAGTACCTATTTTTGGCATTTGTATGGGGCATCAATTATTATCTCTTGCTGCGGGTCTAAAAACCTTTAAAATGCACCAAGGGCATAGGGGAGCTAATCATCCAGTAATTAATTTAGCTACCAAAAAAGTAGAAATAACAGCACAAAATCATGGTTTCTGTGTTAGTGATGAGAATTTACCAGCTAATATTGAAATTACACATCGCTCTTTGTTTGATCAAACAGTAGAAGGTTTAAAACTTACAGATAGGCCAGCATTTTCAGTGCAATATCATCCTGAAAGTTCCAGTGGCCCGCATGATAGCAAATATTTATTTGCAGAATTTATCGATTTAATAAAATCACATAATAAGAAGGTAGCTCGTGGCTAA
- a CDS encoding ShlB/FhaC/HecB family hemolysin secretion/activation protein: MLISYKANANEALEIKQMQQELKHFNLEQENKNLDYKPQYLEFLPENTNLKKSTCLNIKTIEINGSTLFSAAKLQDKVKDFSSKCTTLSDIQKMLNHLNALYFKYGYVTSRANLPMPQSKLAEHILIIQITEGKISQITLNENQNIYNQKLKLASSVPTKQHNILNIRDLEQAIDNFANVNNSKSKFIIEAGKEIGTSKVIINNEYNKPHYISASLDNSGTGQTGKNKYNLSANFSDLLNLNENISFNYNSLYKRQSYKRQSAASSFNYSLPLKNYLLNYSLSRSNYILGTNLTRATYYSLGNTTINKISLERNIFRNNQVKIKLTSDLTHKNVKSYNKIFNIKLVNQVGTRKLAIANIGIHNTIYSKYGTLIIKPSYKFGLDKFSALNDKTSEYSEEAQYEAYNLYLYYHKIFSQIPLKYNLNIEAQKSEDILFSSEAFYAGGEYSVRGFKEEYIQGDSGFYARNDFTLNKNLAPYIKLNNSSLNTSLFFDYGLTKANIDDKNYQVSGAGIKVNFYHKLFSANITYSKALKIPVTITENEVIYAKISKAISF, translated from the coding sequence ATGCTTATCTCTTATAAAGCGAACGCCAATGAAGCTCTCGAGATCAAACAAATGCAGCAAGAATTGAAGCATTTTAATTTAGAGCAAGAAAATAAGAACCTAGATTACAAACCCCAATATTTAGAGTTCTTACCAGAAAATACCAACCTTAAGAAAAGTACGTGCCTTAACATAAAAACCATAGAAATTAATGGCTCCACTCTGTTTTCAGCAGCCAAATTACAAGATAAAGTTAAAGATTTCAGCTCAAAATGCACCACTTTAAGTGATATCCAAAAAATGCTTAACCACTTAAATGCACTATATTTTAAATATGGCTATGTAACTAGTAGAGCAAACTTACCGATGCCCCAAAGCAAATTAGCAGAACATATTCTTATCATCCAAATTACAGAAGGGAAAATCTCACAAATTACTCTTAATGAAAATCAAAATATATATAATCAAAAATTAAAATTAGCTAGCTCAGTACCAACAAAACAACATAATATCCTAAACATCCGAGATTTAGAACAAGCCATAGATAATTTTGCGAATGTAAATAATAGTAAAAGTAAATTTATTATAGAAGCAGGTAAAGAAATTGGCACCAGTAAAGTAATTATAAATAATGAATATAATAAACCACATTACATTTCTGCCTCTCTAGATAATTCTGGAACTGGGCAAACAGGTAAGAACAAATATAATCTTAGCGCTAATTTTTCTGACCTTCTAAACTTAAATGAAAATATCTCTTTCAATTATAACTCTCTATACAAAAGACAATCATATAAAAGACAAAGCGCAGCCAGTTCATTCAACTATTCCTTACCACTTAAAAACTACCTCTTAAATTACAGCTTATCACGCTCCAATTATATTTTAGGCACAAACTTAACCAGAGCAACTTATTACTCTTTGGGCAATACCACTATTAATAAAATTTCTTTAGAGCGTAATATTTTTAGAAATAATCAAGTAAAAATCAAACTAACCTCCGATCTAACCCACAAAAATGTAAAATCATATAATAAAATATTTAACATAAAGCTTGTAAATCAGGTAGGTACTAGAAAATTAGCCATAGCAAATATTGGCATACATAACACTATATATAGCAAATATGGCACTTTAATCATTAAACCAAGCTATAAATTTGGGCTTGATAAATTTTCTGCTTTAAATGACAAAACTTCTGAATATAGCGAAGAAGCTCAATATGAAGCTTATAATTTATATTTATATTACCATAAAATATTTAGCCAAATTCCACTCAAATATAATTTAAATATCGAGGCACAAAAATCAGAAGATATATTATTTTCTTCTGAAGCATTTTATGCTGGTGGAGAATATAGCGTACGAGGATTTAAAGAAGAATATATCCAAGGAGATTCTGGCTTTTATGCGCGTAATGATTTTACCTTAAATAAAAATTTGGCTCCTTATATAAAATTAAATAACAGCTCGCTAAACACTTCTTTATTCTTTGATTATGGCTTAACTAAAGCGAATATTGATGATAAAAATTACCAAGTAAGCGGCGCAGGTATTAAAGTTAATTTTTATCACAAGTTATTTTCTGCCAATATAACTTACAGCAAAGCACTCAAAATACCTGTCACAATAACAGAAAATGAAGTAATCTACGCGAAAATAAGCAAAGCCATCTCCTTTTAA
- the uvrC gene encoding excinuclease ABC subunit UvrC, which produces MHKIAGLGTLIQYLKNLPESPGVYRMIGETDKILYVGKAKNLKKRVTSYSKFDKLPNRLKKMVSEIKKLEIVKTDSEIEALILELNLIKTLKPIYNIMLRDDKTYPYIYFNIKHDFPGIYTYRGKKTFKGKYFGPFVGGYDVEKTVTLLKKSFLIRSCSDSEFKNRDKPCLEYQIKRCSAPCVNYIQKEDYQYLLKQTYNFLSGKTNEVREKLIVEMEGSSNKLDFERAAILRDRIKAISNITAKQDISDNSLIDTDILAIKQQNATVIIEHFIFRNGFNNGNQHFFPQNIEGLELGEILTNFIKQYYNEENIVKEIITNVELHEAEHLEALYFKEYQCRTKFITPKLGRKKKILLFVETNAKYHLEQKTKNKNKNLKHHKKLQEVFNLTERPNKIEVFDNSHISGTNSVGAMIASDLNGFNKNCYRKFNIKLANKADDFDMLREVLYRRYNRLLIEDPENKNKSWPDLIIIDGGKGQASVAAEIFSQLNLTIPFFCIAKGEFRNKGLERFCNNFSDYFSIEDKETLYYLQRIRDEAHRFVIETHRKKRNKATLKSELDQIAGIGPKKKQDLLKYFGSVAKIKSASKEDVAKVKGINLKLAEKLLEILK; this is translated from the coding sequence ATGCATAAAATTGCTGGTCTTGGAACCCTGATCCAATATCTTAAAAACTTACCAGAAAGCCCTGGAGTCTACCGTATGATTGGTGAAACAGACAAAATTTTATATGTTGGTAAAGCCAAAAATCTTAAAAAAAGAGTAACTAGCTATAGTAAGTTTGATAAATTACCTAATCGTCTAAAAAAGATGGTTTCTGAGATTAAAAAGCTTGAAATTGTAAAAACTGATTCTGAGATAGAAGCGTTAATACTTGAGTTAAATCTGATTAAAACGCTAAAGCCTATTTATAATATCATGCTTCGGGATGATAAAACTTACCCTTATATTTACTTTAATATTAAACATGATTTTCCTGGCATTTACACTTATCGTGGCAAAAAAACTTTTAAGGGCAAGTATTTTGGCCCTTTTGTAGGGGGCTATGATGTTGAGAAAACTGTAACTTTGCTAAAAAAATCTTTCTTAATCAGAAGCTGCTCAGACAGTGAATTTAAAAATCGAGATAAACCGTGCCTTGAGTATCAAATTAAAAGATGTAGCGCGCCTTGCGTCAATTATATCCAGAAGGAAGATTATCAATATTTGCTCAAGCAAACTTACAACTTCCTGAGTGGTAAAACTAATGAAGTAAGAGAGAAGCTTATCGTTGAAATGGAAGGATCTAGCAACAAATTAGATTTCGAGCGTGCCGCAATTTTACGCGATAGAATTAAAGCAATAAGTAATATTACAGCCAAACAAGATATTTCTGATAACAGCCTAATTGATACTGATATTTTAGCGATAAAGCAACAAAATGCCACAGTAATAATTGAGCATTTCATTTTTCGTAATGGCTTTAATAATGGTAATCAGCACTTTTTTCCCCAGAATATAGAAGGTTTGGAGTTAGGAGAAATTTTGACTAATTTTATCAAGCAATATTATAATGAAGAAAATATCGTCAAAGAAATTATAACTAATGTTGAGCTACATGAAGCTGAGCATTTAGAAGCTTTATATTTTAAAGAATATCAATGTAGAACCAAATTTATTACACCTAAATTAGGGCGTAAAAAGAAAATCCTACTTTTTGTTGAAACAAATGCAAAATATCACTTAGAGCAAAAAACCAAGAATAAAAACAAAAATTTAAAACATCATAAAAAATTACAAGAAGTCTTCAATTTAACGGAAAGGCCAAATAAAATAGAAGTATTTGACAATAGTCATATTTCTGGAACTAATTCCGTAGGCGCTATGATTGCAAGCGATTTAAATGGCTTCAACAAAAACTGTTATCGCAAGTTTAATATTAAGCTTGCCAATAAAGCTGATGATTTTGACATGCTAAGAGAAGTTCTCTATCGTAGATATAATCGTCTATTAATTGAGGATCCTGAAAATAAAAATAAAAGCTGGCCCGATCTAATCATCATTGATGGTGGTAAAGGACAAGCTTCGGTTGCCGCTGAAATTTTTTCTCAGCTGAACTTAACAATACCCTTCTTTTGCATTGCTAAAGGTGAATTTAGAAATAAGGGTTTGGAAAGATTTTGCAATAATTTTTCTGATTACTTTTCTATTGAAGATAAAGAGACTTTATATTATTTGCAGCGTATTCGAGATGAGGCACACAGATTTGTTATTGAAACACACCGCAAAAAGCGTAACAAAGCAACTCTAAAATCTGAGCTAGACCAAATAGCTGGAATTGGCCCAAAGAAAAAACAAGATTTGTTAAAATATTTTGGCTCAGTAGCAAAAATCAAATCAGCGAGTAAAGAAGATGTTGCAAAAGTAAAAGGTATCAACCTGAAGCTTGCTGAAAAGCTACTTGAAATTTTGAAATAA